The sequence GTAGAGGTTTCGAGCGCCGCAAACTGAATATCGGTGCGATCGCCGCCGGTCACCACCGCCATATTCGTCGCCTTGCGAAAATAGCGCAGCGCCGAGTTAACGTTCATCGCGCCAATAGTGAGAGTTTCGACCATTAGATCGAGGCGATTCTTACAGCACAGCACCTCAGCATTGAGGCGACCGACAATCTCGCGAACGGTGATGCTGCGCATAATCGGCGATCGCGGCAACAGCGCCAACACTGGAATCCCCTTACTTTCCAAAAAAGGGCGCACCAGCGTAGCACAGGCATCTGCCGCGTCAGGAGGCACGTCATTAATAATCACACCCACCAGACGTGGCCCCAGCTGGGCTTTGGCCGCCAACAAGCGATCGACCAACAGCAGCGAATCGTAGCGAGTCACCAGCAGCACCGCCGCGTCGATCTCAGCCGCAATATGAGCCACCGACAGGTTGAGCAACGTCCCCTCGGTCAAATTGCCAGGGCCTTCGAGCAGCACCAACGCTTCTCCCCGATGCTCTGTGTACCGTTGCAACCCGCTGCGACTGAGCGTTGGCTCCTGCGATTGCCCCTTGAGGGCTAGCTGGCTTGCCACTGTGGCTTCGGTTAACGAAATCGAGGGAGGATAATATCGCTCAGCGGGTAAATGTAGGGTCTCAACAATAAAGTCTAGGTCTGGGTCTTGCCCATCGCCATTGATCGAATTGCCAATGGGCTTGCCAAACCCAATATCCATGCCCGCCGCTTGAAGCTGAAGACCCAGACCCAGTAGCACTGCCGATTTGCCGCTGTACGACTCAGTCGAACCAATTATTAAACGTTTTGCTGAACTGGGCACGCCGCAAGTCCTCCATGGAACGAATGCACTGGACTCTGACCCCTAACCCCCGGCTCGGCCAAGCAAACCAGCGCTAGATTACGTCAGTAGGCACAGTATCACACTCATTCTGCCACCTCAGCGCTGGTCAGCGGCAGGCTTCTTCAAAACCCCCTTCAGGTAAGCATCGAGTTGGCGTTCTTCAACGACACCGCTTTACTCGTCTAGGCGCAAGAGCTTGCGGTAAAACCCCTGAGAGAAATCGGCTGAGCGCTTCTGCCGTAAAGCCACAATGACATCAAACAAAAAATCGACGAACTCAAAGGTCGCCATCGTGATCTCGTAGCTAAACTCGCTGTCACCATCAAACTGCATGCGGCAGCGAGTTAAATCTGCTGGCAGCACTGACACGTTCCATGTGGCCACAAAGGCAATGCTTTCTCCCCCTTCAATTTGCCGTTCTCCCTCCAGGTTGCCCTGCTTGTAGAGGGCAATGGCGTAGGGCAGCGCGTTGCGCTTATTGCCCTGGTAGTAGGGCATGTAAACGCTGATGTCTTGCTTACCTGCGGGCTGAATTGCCTCAAACGTCAAACTCATGGGTCTGGCCTTAGGTCAAGTTTCAACAAATCATCTAGACGGGAGGACGAGCAGTCATCGGGTTGAGTTGCCTAGGATACTCGATCTAGGTCGATGCCTAGGGGGCCGATGAGTCTATCCACAGCTAGCATTCCCCAGGAGGGTAGCAGGGGCATCACCAAAATTTTCCGCAAAATCGAGGATGATAGACCTAGACCAGGGCATGCTTAGGGAGAGGTATTCTCCCCAGTAGTGACAAACTGGTCGTTGCCGTTGTTGTCGTGCTCCCTACCTGAGTTGATGGCCGATTTTCCTAAACGCTTTTCCACCGGGCGCTTTTACCAGCCTCTCGAAGAGTTAGAAATTGAAGACTTTCCTGGTTATGCCGGTCGTCGGCCTAAGGCGGCTCTGATCCTCAGCGTACTGTGGGGCGTCACCATTGCGCTGCACTTATTGTCTTGGGGCAGCTGGCTGGTAGTTGG is a genomic window of Nodosilinea sp. E11 containing:
- the ebsA gene encoding type IV pilus biogenesis protein EbsA, with translation MTFEAIQPAGKQDISVYMPYYQGNKRNALPYAIALYKQGNLEGERQIEGGESIAFVATWNVSVLPADLTRCRMQFDGDSEFSYEITMATFEFVDFLFDVIVALRQKRSADFSQGFYRKLLRLDE
- a CDS encoding phosphotransacetylase family protein, with protein sequence MPSSAKRLIIGSTESYSGKSAVLLGLGLQLQAAGMDIGFGKPIGNSINGDGQDPDLDFIVETLHLPAERYYPPSISLTEATVASQLALKGQSQEPTLSRSGLQRYTEHRGEALVLLEGPGNLTEGTLLNLSVAHIAAEIDAAVLLVTRYDSLLLVDRLLAAKAQLGPRLVGVIINDVPPDAADACATLVRPFLESKGIPVLALLPRSPIMRSITVREIVGRLNAEVLCCKNRLDLMVETLTIGAMNVNSALRYFRKATNMAVVTGGDRTDIQFAALETSTQCLVLTGQIPPTPEILERATDLEVPIVSVDSDTLSTVERIDELFGQVRLHEPIKVRCIQELIAAHFDQDRLLHLLDLGLPVSAT